A stretch of DNA from Desulfosarcina ovata subsp. ovata:
GCCAGTTCGTCGATGGTCAGCCATTTGTCGTTGGTTGCCGCCATGATTTCCTTAAGTGAATTGTAAGATTGCGGTAAGGAATGATAAACGATGGTAGGGATTGCGAAGATAAAAAGCAATGAAAATTGCATGTCGGCACAGATTTTAAATAGACACATGCCGGCCAGAAATACGATTTCCAGCTTATTCAGTGTGTTCCGCAGTTCAAGGCCATATGGCAGACAAAGGCAACACCACCGGCTAAACAGCCGGTGACGGGCGGCCTGCTGATGCGTTCATTTGATCGGATAACTCATTTCTGATCAATCGGCAAACAGGGCACGAAGAGATCAGGCGTATTCCTCTTCCTCAAACAAAATCCGGTGATCCACCAGATTCATGCGTTTGATCCTGCCCTTGACGACAATCTGGTCGCCGAAGATGCCCACCAAACGGAAGGTGCCGTCCGGTTCGGGCTCTACCAGGTCCACCGATTTCATCAACAGCGTCTCTTCTCCATTCTTGAGGATATAGGCGTTGGCTTCACACATGATCGAGTACCTCCTGTAATCGTTTTTCCACCAGGGTCTGTACCAGATGCGGCAGGGGTTCGGATATCACCCCGATGATCTCGGCGTTCTCCTGAAAAAGGGGCAACAGCAGCTTGAACGCCGAACTGCTGGAAACAGCGGCAGCCATTTTGGGGGTCACCTCGCCAAGCATGGCATTGGCCCAGGTGATCGTTACCGGACCGACAATACAATGGGCATTGGCCGTCGTGTGGCAGATCGCGTTTTCCCCCGAGGCGCATTTGTTGGCGCCGGCCCGCAGCATCTGAGATGCAGCGATGGCATTGGTCCCCAGGGCAATCAGTTCGATCTGTTCACCATAGGCGGCTTTGATGTATTTGATCACGGTCGATCCGATGCCGCCCCCCTGTCCATCTATGACACAAACGCGTTTTCTCGCCATAACCTTCTTTTCAACTGACAATAGATACCGGTTCCGCGCTATCCGACGGGTGCCCTGAACAAAAAAAAGGCCACATGTCCGACAATGCGATGCGCCTGTCGATGCCTTCGTGGCCTGATAAAAAATTGTTTTTTTAGTGCTGCCGCACCTTCTTGGTACGCCTTGAATGCATTGGTTACTATAATATTCGCACGGCTCAAGTCAAGGAGATTCAGGCCCACCCGCAGGGTAACCGCATGTAGATTTCCGGGTTGCTTTTCTTCC
This window harbors:
- a CDS encoding CooT family nickel-binding protein, yielding MCEANAYILKNGEETLLMKSVDLVEPEPDGTFRLVGIFGDQIVVKGRIKRMNLVDHRILFEEEEYA
- a CDS encoding DUF3842 family protein; protein product: MARKRVCVIDGQGGGIGSTVIKYIKAAYGEQIELIALGTNAIAASQMLRAGANKCASGENAICHTTANAHCIVGPVTITWANAMLGEVTPKMAAAVSSSSAFKLLLPLFQENAEIIGVISEPLPHLVQTLVEKRLQEVLDHV